The Geomonas ferrireducens genome includes a window with the following:
- a CDS encoding tetratricopeptide repeat protein, with product MEPVPQEDALKLTSRALCAFSAGEISSALAQLERVLKLGDNPQLHSYLGFCIAKERGQVKKGAEFCLASLEHEPQNPVHYLNLARVHQVAGNKLQAIEVLRQGMGVGGSEEIVTLLGKLGTRKPPPLRFLSRDHFLNKWLGIALGRIGLR from the coding sequence ATGGAGCCCGTGCCGCAGGAAGATGCGCTGAAGCTGACCAGCCGCGCCCTTTGCGCTTTTTCCGCAGGGGAGATTTCGTCCGCGCTCGCCCAGTTGGAGCGCGTACTGAAGCTCGGTGACAACCCGCAGCTCCACTCCTACCTCGGCTTTTGCATCGCCAAGGAGAGAGGGCAGGTGAAAAAGGGAGCCGAGTTTTGCCTCGCCTCGCTGGAGCACGAACCGCAGAACCCGGTGCATTACCTGAACCTCGCCCGGGTGCACCAGGTCGCCGGCAACAAGCTGCAGGCCATCGAGGTGCTGAGGCAAGGGATGGGTGTCGGTGGGAGCGAAGAGATCGTTACCCTTCTCGGCAAACTCGGGACCCGCAAACCGCCCCCGCTTCGCTTCCTGTCGCGCGACCATTTCCTGAACAAGTGGCTCGGCATCGCGCTGGGTCGCATCGGGCTGCGCTGA
- the pfkA gene encoding 6-phosphofructokinase codes for MKRIGILTSGGDCSGMNATIRSATRTALARGVQVVGFRKGYAGLLKGDFIEMTTREVAGILHRGGTFLQSARSEEFRTVLGREKAVRHLQDFGVEGLVVIGGDGSLNGALALHKLGVPVIGVPASIDNDIAFTDMALGVDTALNNIIYAVDCIKDTASSHDRAFVIEVMGRNSGYLASMSAIATGAEYAIIPEVEHDVADLCNQLRRRYEEGRSNAIIILAEGAGRAQNIADNIKDAIGFETRVTVLGHYQRGGAPSVFDRLLGSRFGNAAVEQLLAGEMGKMVGLCCGEICSTLLETVVVSEKTTQDELHELSKILGI; via the coding sequence ATGAAGAGGATAGGGATTCTGACAAGCGGCGGCGACTGCTCCGGCATGAACGCCACCATTCGGAGCGCGACCCGCACAGCCCTCGCACGCGGCGTGCAGGTTGTGGGTTTCCGCAAGGGGTACGCCGGGCTTTTAAAAGGTGACTTCATCGAGATGACGACCAGAGAGGTCGCCGGCATCCTGCACCGCGGCGGCACCTTTCTGCAGTCGGCGCGCAGCGAGGAGTTCCGCACCGTGCTCGGACGCGAGAAGGCGGTGCGGCACCTGCAGGATTTCGGGGTGGAAGGGCTCGTCGTGATCGGAGGGGACGGTTCCTTAAACGGCGCGCTCGCCCTGCACAAGCTCGGGGTCCCGGTGATCGGCGTACCGGCGAGCATCGACAACGACATAGCCTTCACCGACATGGCGCTCGGCGTCGACACCGCGCTCAACAACATCATCTACGCCGTCGACTGCATCAAGGATACGGCAAGCTCACACGACCGCGCCTTCGTCATCGAGGTGATGGGGAGAAACTCGGGCTACCTGGCCAGCATGTCCGCCATAGCCACCGGGGCCGAGTACGCCATCATACCCGAGGTAGAGCACGACGTGGCTGACCTTTGCAACCAGTTGCGCAGGCGCTATGAGGAGGGCCGCAGCAACGCCATCATCATCCTGGCCGAGGGGGCCGGGCGCGCCCAGAACATCGCCGACAACATCAAGGACGCCATCGGCTTCGAGACCAGGGTGACCGTGCTCGGCCACTACCAGCGCGGCGGAGCCCCGTCGGTTTTCGACCGGCTGCTTGGGAGCCGTTTCGGCAATGCCGCGGTCGAGCAGCTTTTGGCCGGAGAGATGGGGAAGATGGTGGGGCTTTGCTGCGGCGAGATCTGCAGTACGTTACTTGAGACCGTGGTGGTGAGCGAGAAGACGACCCAGGACGAGCTGCACGAGCTGTCAAAGATCCTGGGTATCTGA
- a CDS encoding replication-associated recombination protein A, with product MRPRTISEYLGQGHLLGEGKMLRRLIESDRITSLIFWGPPGSGKTTLARIIAGATKSHFIFFSAIMNGIKEIREVVKEAEEALKYQGKRTILFVDEIHRFNKSQQDAFLPYVERGTFTMIGATTENPSFEVIAPLLSRCKVLVLHPLSDEDILEILKGALADEERGLGAAGLTAADEALAFIAEQAGGDARIALNTLDMAARLAQDGTITLETARDALQKKPLLYDKGGEEHYNVISAFIKSMRGSDPDAALYWLARMLEAGEDPIFILRRMVIFASEDVGNADPRGLQMAVSALDAFRLVGMPEGRIILGQAVTYLATAPKSNASYAGINEALAEVRKSGGLPVPMQVRNAPTKLMKGLGYGKGYLYPHDHKDGIVVQDYLPEELAGRRFYTPKASGYEKSIKERMEWIRGEREKA from the coding sequence ATGCGGCCGCGCACCATCTCCGAATATCTGGGGCAAGGTCACCTTCTGGGCGAAGGGAAGATGCTCAGAAGGCTCATCGAGAGCGACAGGATCACCTCCCTCATCTTCTGGGGCCCGCCCGGCTCCGGCAAGACCACCCTCGCCCGCATCATCGCGGGAGCCACCAAGAGCCACTTCATCTTCTTCTCCGCCATCATGAACGGGATAAAGGAGATCCGCGAGGTGGTCAAGGAGGCTGAGGAAGCCCTCAAGTACCAGGGGAAGCGGACCATCCTCTTCGTGGACGAAATCCACCGCTTCAACAAGAGCCAGCAGGACGCCTTCCTTCCTTACGTGGAACGCGGCACCTTCACCATGATCGGCGCCACCACGGAAAACCCCTCTTTCGAGGTGATCGCGCCGCTTTTGTCGCGCTGCAAGGTGCTCGTTTTGCACCCGCTTTCCGACGAGGACATCCTCGAGATCCTCAAGGGGGCGTTAGCCGACGAGGAGCGGGGACTGGGCGCCGCCGGCCTCACCGCGGCCGATGAGGCGCTCGCCTTCATCGCCGAGCAGGCAGGGGGTGACGCGAGGATCGCGCTGAACACCCTGGACATGGCGGCCCGCCTCGCCCAGGACGGGACCATCACCCTGGAGACGGCGCGCGACGCGCTGCAGAAAAAACCGCTGCTCTACGACAAAGGGGGCGAGGAGCACTACAACGTCATCTCCGCCTTCATAAAGTCCATGCGCGGCTCGGACCCGGACGCGGCCCTCTATTGGCTCGCGCGCATGTTGGAAGCGGGCGAGGACCCGATCTTCATCCTGAGGCGCATGGTGATCTTCGCTTCGGAAGACGTGGGAAACGCCGACCCGCGCGGGCTGCAGATGGCGGTTTCTGCGCTCGATGCGTTCCGTCTGGTCGGCATGCCGGAGGGGAGGATCATCCTCGGCCAGGCGGTCACCTACCTGGCCACCGCGCCGAAATCCAACGCGAGCTACGCCGGGATCAACGAGGCGCTCGCCGAGGTGAGAAAGTCCGGAGGGCTTCCGGTACCGATGCAGGTCCGCAACGCGCCGACCAAGCTGATGAAAGGCTTAGGTTACGGGAAGGGTTACCTCTACCCGCACGACCACAAGGACGGCATCGTGGTGCAGGACTACCTGCCGGAAGAGCTAGCCGGGAGGCGCTTTTACACACCCAAGGCCTCCGGCTATGAAAAGAGCATCAAGGAGAGAATGGAGTGGATCAGGGGAGAGCGGGAGAAGGCCTAG
- a CDS encoding glycogen/starch/alpha-glucan phosphorylase, which yields MTEEQIGINEELDEQMLIIKSFLEHLEYTLGKDKYSATPYDRYNALAYAVRDHLVERWLDTQQAYYNSDNKRVYYMSMEFLMGRTLSNSLINLGLWDDFKDAITSLGNDFDLILNEEQDAGLGNGGLGRLAACFLDSMATMSIPAYGYGIRYEYGIFRQHIADGAQVEIPDNWLRYRNPWELDRQEHLHTVKFYGRVISTFDKNGKLAREWVDTDDVMAMAYDTPIPGYQTHSVNTLRLWSAKSSREFDLKFFNEGNYIRAVEKKMQSETISKVLYPADNVVEGKELRFKQEYFLASATVHDVLYRFKKKHRDMKLLPDKVAIQLNDTHPTLAIPELMRVLMDEEGIDWDEAWAITTKTFAYTNHTILPEALEQWPVWFFEQILPRHLQIIYEINEQFMMEIKARFPGEPERLTRMSIVEEHWERKIRMAHLAIVGSHSVNGVAALHTEILKNELFHDFYEMYPERFNNKTNGITQRRWLKMSNPALSSLIDEYIGDGWTKNLFELEKLRAIAGDPEFLGRWQQVKRGNKEDLCRYIKQHNDIDVDPDSMFDVQVKRIHEYKRQLLNVLHVITLFNRIKDDPARDVAPRTFIFAGKAAPSYAAAKLIIRLINAVAAVVNHDPDVAGRIKVVFLANYGVSLAEKIFPASDLSEQISTAGTEASGTGNMKFALNGALTIGTLDGANIEIMEEVGRENIFIFGMTAAEVMQLRERGYNPREYYNGNRELKRVIDMISSGFFSPWAPDLFTPLTDSLLDLGDHYMLLADYASYVACHEQVAALFRDQREWARRAILNCAGMGKFSSDRTIDEYAREIWGIKPIDIRPGAVELQRL from the coding sequence ATGACCGAAGAGCAGATCGGTATCAACGAAGAACTAGACGAGCAGATGCTCATCATAAAGTCCTTCCTGGAACACCTGGAATACACACTGGGAAAGGACAAATACTCCGCCACCCCGTATGACAGGTATAACGCTCTCGCCTATGCCGTAAGGGATCATCTTGTTGAGCGTTGGCTCGACACACAGCAGGCCTATTACAATTCCGACAACAAGCGCGTCTATTACATGTCGATGGAATTCCTGATGGGGAGAACCCTCTCCAACAGCCTCATCAACCTGGGCCTCTGGGACGATTTCAAGGACGCGATCACCTCGCTCGGCAACGACTTCGACCTGATCCTCAACGAGGAGCAGGACGCGGGGCTCGGCAACGGCGGCCTCGGACGGCTTGCCGCCTGTTTCCTCGACTCCATGGCCACCATGTCGATTCCCGCATACGGCTACGGCATCCGCTACGAGTACGGGATCTTCAGGCAGCACATCGCCGACGGGGCGCAGGTGGAGATCCCGGACAACTGGCTGCGCTACAGAAACCCCTGGGAGCTCGACCGGCAGGAGCACCTGCACACGGTGAAGTTCTACGGGCGGGTCATCTCGACCTTCGACAAAAACGGCAAGCTCGCGCGCGAATGGGTCGATACCGACGACGTCATGGCCATGGCCTACGACACCCCGATCCCCGGCTACCAGACCCACAGCGTGAATACGCTTAGGCTTTGGAGCGCCAAGTCGAGCCGCGAATTCGACTTGAAGTTCTTCAACGAGGGAAACTACATTCGCGCGGTAGAAAAGAAGATGCAATCGGAGACCATCTCCAAGGTCCTCTACCCCGCCGACAACGTCGTCGAGGGAAAGGAGCTCCGCTTCAAGCAGGAGTACTTCCTCGCCTCGGCCACCGTGCACGACGTCCTGTACCGCTTCAAGAAGAAGCATCGCGACATGAAGCTGCTTCCCGACAAGGTCGCCATCCAGTTGAACGACACCCACCCCACCCTCGCCATCCCCGAGCTGATGCGCGTTCTCATGGACGAGGAAGGGATCGATTGGGACGAGGCGTGGGCGATCACCACGAAGACCTTCGCCTACACGAACCACACCATCCTCCCCGAGGCGCTGGAGCAGTGGCCGGTCTGGTTCTTCGAGCAGATTCTCCCCAGGCACCTGCAGATCATCTACGAGATCAACGAGCAGTTCATGATGGAGATCAAGGCGCGCTTTCCGGGCGAACCCGAACGCCTCACCCGCATGTCCATCGTGGAGGAGCACTGGGAGAGGAAGATACGCATGGCGCACTTAGCCATCGTCGGGAGTCACTCGGTGAACGGCGTCGCCGCGCTGCATACCGAGATCCTGAAAAACGAGCTCTTCCACGACTTCTACGAGATGTACCCGGAGCGCTTCAACAACAAGACCAACGGCATCACGCAGAGACGCTGGCTCAAGATGTCCAACCCCGCCCTCTCCTCCCTCATCGACGAGTACATAGGCGACGGCTGGACCAAGAACCTCTTCGAGCTCGAGAAGCTGCGCGCCATCGCGGGGGACCCGGAGTTCCTCGGGCGCTGGCAGCAGGTGAAGCGGGGGAACAAGGAGGACCTTTGCCGCTACATCAAGCAGCATAACGACATCGACGTCGACCCCGACTCGATGTTCGACGTGCAGGTGAAGAGGATCCACGAGTACAAGCGCCAGCTTTTGAACGTGCTGCACGTGATCACACTTTTCAACCGCATCAAGGACGACCCGGCGCGGGACGTGGCCCCCCGTACCTTCATCTTCGCAGGGAAGGCGGCTCCGTCCTACGCGGCGGCGAAGCTCATCATAAGGCTCATCAACGCGGTAGCCGCGGTGGTGAACCACGACCCGGACGTGGCGGGCAGGATCAAGGTGGTGTTCCTCGCCAACTACGGCGTTTCCCTTGCGGAAAAGATCTTCCCCGCCTCCGACCTCTCCGAACAGATCTCCACCGCCGGGACCGAGGCGTCAGGGACCGGCAACATGAAGTTCGCCCTGAACGGCGCGCTCACCATAGGCACCCTGGATGGCGCCAACATCGAGATCATGGAAGAGGTGGGTCGCGAAAACATCTTCATCTTCGGCATGACCGCGGCCGAAGTGATGCAGCTGCGCGAGCGCGGCTACAATCCGCGGGAATACTACAACGGCAACCGGGAACTGAAACGTGTCATCGACATGATCTCCTCGGGGTTCTTCTCCCCGTGGGCTCCCGACCTTTTCACCCCGCTCACCGACTCGCTTCTGGACCTCGGCGACCACTACATGCTCCTGGCCGACTACGCCTCGTACGTCGCCTGTCACGAGCAGGTGGCCGCGCTTTTCAGGGACCAGCGCGAGTGGGCGCGGCGCGCGATTCTGAACTGCGCCGGCATGGGTAAATTCTCCAGCGACAGGACCATCGACGAGTACGCCAGAGAGATCTGGGGCATCAAACCGATCGACATCCGCCCGGGGGCCGTGGAACTACAGAGGCTCTGA